Proteins found in one Vallitalea guaymasensis genomic segment:
- a CDS encoding serine hydrolase translates to MNLKKVTFGLIMICMMFNLFYMVARASYGESNFNKIDEIVKEHIGNDVPGACVIVKKNGETMFQKAYGYANLEDKKSIELDKTVFEWGSISKTFIWISLIQLEEKGIIKFDEDVRAYLPKDFLKNLKYESKVTVLDLMNHTAGFEDYFNDIRMTDKEAFQPLSKTLMDKQPLQVYEPGELSGYSNWGAALGALIVERSSEMEYSEYVRKNILIPLELEEVSIHPFGKDISGLYENKATGYSKKKNGLEDAGWMHLSVFPAGSFNGTALDLAKYADALANRSELLFKDNKVFLDELLSSVTLTGQGEVKYGFWRYPGKDSIYGHEGGTYGFKTQIWFNLKTKESITIIVNAMDSLIFSEIMTSLEPIELYEDKGSIPLDKYEIKSIVGDYIPARSVYSNPTKIYGDLQLISIRQVDEERISLKMPFFKKKAIYEYKGDGIFYNPDMPLQERIIRFKKNDDKMIINYRIAHDYVPAPNNRTFFYIILRIVLLSISILYFVISFILGVKKYRGNRNRKQKRKCLLRMGISITFIIMVLQSGYFFFGCLSTYNVQSIHLTITRYSNTVLSLLGLLFAILYMYKNPEIKKNDVLAMILYVISIYIFIEYKFLII, encoded by the coding sequence ATGAACTTAAAAAAGGTTACATTTGGATTAATTATGATATGCATGATGTTCAATTTATTTTATATGGTTGCTAGGGCTTCATATGGTGAATCTAATTTTAATAAAATAGATGAAATAGTTAAAGAACATATAGGAAATGATGTGCCAGGAGCGTGTGTCATAGTCAAGAAGAATGGGGAAACCATGTTTCAAAAGGCTTATGGATATGCAAATCTAGAGGATAAGAAAAGTATTGAGTTGGACAAAACAGTATTTGAATGGGGTTCAATATCAAAGACCTTCATATGGATAAGTTTAATCCAATTGGAAGAGAAGGGTATAATAAAGTTTGATGAGGATGTAAGAGCGTATTTACCAAAAGATTTTTTGAAAAACTTAAAATATGAATCAAAAGTCACAGTACTTGATTTAATGAATCATACAGCTGGATTTGAAGATTATTTTAATGATATTAGAATGACAGATAAGGAAGCATTTCAACCTCTATCAAAGACATTAATGGATAAACAGCCTCTTCAGGTATATGAACCAGGTGAATTAAGTGGATATTCTAATTGGGGTGCGGCATTGGGCGCACTTATAGTAGAAAGAAGCTCAGAAATGGAATATTCGGAATATGTAAGAAAAAACATACTGATTCCTTTAGAATTAGAAGAGGTGAGTATACATCCCTTTGGAAAAGATATATCAGGTTTATATGAGAACAAAGCTACAGGGTACAGTAAAAAGAAAAATGGGTTAGAAGATGCAGGCTGGATGCATCTAAGCGTCTTTCCAGCAGGGTCATTTAATGGTACTGCATTGGATTTGGCAAAATATGCAGATGCTTTAGCTAATCGTTCAGAGTTATTATTCAAAGACAACAAAGTATTTTTAGATGAATTATTATCTAGTGTTACACTAACTGGTCAAGGTGAAGTAAAATATGGCTTTTGGAGATATCCAGGAAAAGACAGCATATATGGTCACGAAGGTGGTACATATGGTTTTAAGACTCAAATTTGGTTCAATCTGAAAACGAAAGAATCCATAACGATCATAGTAAATGCAATGGATTCACTGATATTTTCAGAGATAATGACTTCATTAGAACCTATAGAATTATATGAAGATAAGGGGAGTATTCCTCTAGACAAATACGAGATTAAAAGTATTGTAGGTGATTATATACCAGCAAGATCAGTATATTCAAATCCTACAAAGATATATGGAGACTTGCAGCTTATTAGCATCAGGCAGGTGGATGAAGAGAGAATTAGTCTTAAAATGCCATTCTTCAAGAAAAAAGCTATATATGAGTATAAGGGTGACGGTATTTTTTATAACCCTGATATGCCGTTGCAAGAACGTATAATTCGTTTTAAGAAAAATGATGATAAGATGATTATTAATTATCGAATAGCTCATGATTATGTACCAGCACCTAATAATAGGACGTTTTTTTATATTATATTGAGAATAGTGCTATTGAGTATTAGTATTCTATATTTTGTCATATCATTTATACTTGGAGTCAAAAAATATAGAGGAAACAGAAACCGTAAACAAAAAAGAAAATGCTTGCTTAGAATGGGCATATCTATTACATTTATTATAATGGTATTGCAATCTGGATATTTTTTCTTTGGATGTTTATCCACTTATAATGTTCAATCTATCCACTTGACAATCACTAGGTATAGTAATACTGTGTTAAGTTTGTTAGGATTATTATTTGCAATATTATACATGTACAAAAATCCTGAAATCAAAAAAAATGATGTACTAGCTATGATTTTGTATGTTATATCAATATATATTTTTATTGAATATAAGTTTTTGATAATATAA
- the pnuC gene encoding nicotinamide riboside transporter PnuC, whose amino-acid sequence MKEFLKDELTGWKKWEVIWMVLAVAVIVSLSLYWGDNARGIIAGVTGVVCVILTGKGKMSCYIFGLVNTILYAWIAFEVKYYGEVMLNGLYYVPMQFVGWFMWKKHMNKETKEVEKTKLTVKWEVILLLISAACIYGYGLVLKSLGGNLPFFDSISTCLSIVAMILSVRRLMEQWIIWIVVDLVTVYMWVIDYINGGTDIATLLMWIVYLLNAVFMFIKWFKESRRINNEI is encoded by the coding sequence ATAAAGGAATTTTTAAAAGATGAGCTGACAGGATGGAAAAAATGGGAAGTAATATGGATGGTATTAGCAGTTGCAGTAATAGTATCACTATCATTGTATTGGGGGGATAATGCAAGAGGTATTATTGCAGGAGTTACTGGTGTTGTTTGTGTAATACTAACTGGAAAGGGTAAAATGAGTTGTTACATATTTGGGCTAGTGAATACAATTCTCTATGCATGGATTGCTTTTGAAGTAAAATATTATGGCGAAGTTATGTTGAATGGATTATATTACGTACCTATGCAATTTGTAGGATGGTTCATGTGGAAGAAACATATGAACAAAGAAACAAAGGAAGTTGAGAAAACAAAACTAACTGTAAAATGGGAAGTTATTCTACTACTTATATCAGCTGCTTGTATATATGGTTATGGACTTGTATTGAAAAGTTTAGGAGGTAATCTTCCTTTCTTTGATAGTATCTCTACTTGCCTTAGTATAGTTGCTATGATTTTAAGTGTTAGAAGATTAATGGAACAGTGGATAATATGGATTGTTGTAGATTTAGTAACTGTATATATGTGGGTGATTGATTATATTAATGGTGGAACAGATATTGCAACTTTACTCATGTGGATTGTCTATCTTCTTAATGCTGTTTTCATGTTCATTAAATGGTTTAAGGAGAGTAGGAGGATAAATAATGAAATATAA
- the cobI gene encoding precorrin-2 C(20)-methyltransferase, whose product MQLTVIGVGPGDSELLTIKAVRMIKEADVILVPVKKEGSTNSTALSIAKPYIEDMDKVQYLYFPMIDCDENKNYVDTIFKGNGEKINRQLQEGKKMVYLTLGDPMIYSTFTYISQYLDGVQYIPGIPSFLNGAALSKSPLCIGKESMAVVNMTDDEDTIKQVFNLHDSIVVMKVCTNQKLLKNLIEQGKRNAIFMSNIGLDNEHFTTDINYLDEKVPYFTIGIIR is encoded by the coding sequence ATGCAACTAACTGTAATTGGAGTAGGACCTGGAGATAGTGAATTATTAACGATAAAAGCAGTACGTATGATTAAAGAAGCAGATGTTATTCTAGTACCAGTAAAAAAAGAAGGATCAACTAATAGCACGGCTCTTAGTATTGCAAAACCATATATAGAAGATATGGATAAGGTACAGTACTTATATTTTCCAATGATAGATTGTGATGAAAACAAAAACTATGTTGATACTATTTTCAAGGGAAATGGGGAAAAAATTAATCGTCAGTTACAAGAAGGTAAAAAGATGGTTTATCTTACCCTTGGTGATCCTATGATCTACAGTACATTTACATATATCAGTCAGTATTTAGATGGGGTTCAGTATATTCCTGGTATACCATCATTCCTTAATGGAGCAGCGTTAAGTAAAAGTCCCCTTTGCATAGGAAAAGAATCAATGGCTGTTGTAAATATGACAGATGATGAAGATACAATAAAACAAGTATTCAACCTCCACGATAGTATTGTTGTTATGAAGGTATGTACTAATCAAAAATTATTAAAAAATCTAATTGAACAAGGAAAGAGAAATGCTATTTTTATGTCTAATATTGGACTTGATAATGAGCATTTTACCACAGATATCAATTATCTGGATGAAAAAGTTCCATACTTCACAATAGGAATCATTCGATAA
- a CDS encoding carbon-nitrogen hydrolase family protein, with protein MKIAIVQTKPVINEIENNMRTIISFIDEAKEQEAQLICFPEMAFNGYNFDNLEWQVNQQKKYLNLLQGKAKIDNMTIVIGGIEKVTDRYYLAQYIIDDSIRSYNKIHIGSKESRFVAAGEEIKVFTKKELTFGIMMCYDTHFPELCTYMALSGADLILAPSAVPNDPSKRIEAWKKYLVARAYDNRVYIAANNLIFYQGGGGMICYNPSGDMIDCNSSNNEDMLIFEVEKQNYSKTSMKQRNFILDRKPEVYKKYNL; from the coding sequence ATGAAAATAGCAATTGTACAGACAAAACCAGTGATTAATGAAATTGAAAATAATATGAGGACAATAATATCATTTATTGATGAAGCCAAAGAACAAGAAGCCCAGCTTATATGTTTTCCAGAAATGGCTTTTAATGGTTATAACTTTGATAACTTGGAATGGCAAGTGAATCAACAGAAAAAATATCTTAATCTCTTACAAGGAAAAGCAAAGATAGATAATATGACTATAGTTATTGGTGGTATTGAAAAAGTGACAGATAGATACTACTTAGCTCAATATATCATAGATGATTCAATAAGAAGTTATAACAAGATTCATATAGGTTCTAAAGAAAGTCGTTTTGTTGCGGCAGGGGAAGAAATCAAAGTGTTCACTAAGAAAGAATTGACTTTTGGAATTATGATGTGCTACGATACACATTTTCCTGAATTATGTACTTATATGGCATTATCAGGTGCAGATTTAATCTTAGCTCCCTCTGCAGTTCCAAATGACCCTAGTAAAAGAATAGAGGCATGGAAAAAATACTTGGTGGCAAGAGCTTATGACAACCGTGTCTATATTGCGGCTAACAATCTTATCTTTTACCAAGGTGGTGGAGGTATGATTTGTTATAATCCAAGTGGAGATATGATTGATTGTAATTCTAGTAATAATGAAGATATGTTGATATTTGAAGTAGAAAAACAAAATTATTCAAAAACCTCAATGAAACAAAGGAATTTTATATTAGATAGAAAACCTGAAGTATACAAGAAATATAATCTCTAA
- the nadR gene encoding multifunctional transcriptional regulator/nicotinamide-nucleotide adenylyltransferase/ribosylnicotinamide kinase NadR, with the protein MKYNVGMYGGSFDPLHIGHIHDIIRAASMCKELYVVISWCKGRESTTKELRYRWINDCCRHLSNIEIILIEDEAVDKEAYNTGYYWEKGAKDIKRAIAKPIDAVFCGTDYLGTNRFESLYSPESDVVYFDRNEVPVSSTNIRKWVFDNWDYIPKVCRPYYTRKVLIVGGESTGKSTLVRNLALAYNTNYVEEVGRDICEFAGSEELMIMEDFHEILLRHKVKEMDAIKDSNKILFVDTDSITTLFYSRFLLTEKEEITKCTSLADAITNINEFDLILFLEPTVEFVQDGTRSEIIEADREKYSNQIKKLLDMHSFRYNCISGDYVERFNEAKNLIEEYLGIDTRW; encoded by the coding sequence ATGAAATATAATGTTGGAATGTACGGAGGTTCCTTTGATCCATTACATATAGGTCATATTCATGATATTATTAGAGCTGCATCAATGTGTAAGGAATTGTATGTAGTAATCAGTTGGTGTAAAGGAAGAGAATCAACGACTAAAGAGCTTCGTTACAGGTGGATAAATGATTGTTGTAGGCATCTATCCAATATAGAGATTATTTTGATAGAAGATGAAGCTGTTGATAAAGAGGCTTATAATACTGGTTACTATTGGGAGAAAGGTGCCAAAGATATAAAAAGAGCAATAGCTAAACCTATTGATGCAGTATTCTGTGGTACAGATTATCTAGGTACAAATAGATTTGAAAGCCTTTATTCTCCTGAAAGTGATGTAGTATATTTTGATAGAAATGAAGTACCAGTAAGTTCAACAAATATTAGAAAATGGGTATTTGATAACTGGGATTACATACCCAAAGTTTGTAGACCTTATTATACAAGAAAAGTATTGATTGTTGGAGGTGAGAGTACAGGAAAATCAACCTTGGTCCGTAACCTTGCTCTAGCCTATAATACAAATTATGTAGAGGAAGTTGGACGAGATATCTGTGAATTTGCTGGAAGTGAAGAATTAATGATAATGGAAGATTTTCACGAAATACTCTTGCGTCACAAAGTCAAGGAAATGGATGCAATCAAGGATAGCAATAAAATACTCTTTGTTGATACTGACTCAATTACTACATTGTTTTATTCAAGATTTCTCTTGACTGAGAAGGAAGAAATTACTAAATGCACGTCATTGGCAGATGCAATCACTAATATTAATGAATTTGATTTGATACTATTCCTTGAACCAACTGTAGAGTTTGTACAGGATGGAACACGAAGTGAGATTATTGAAGCTGACCGTGAGAAATATAGTAATCAAATAAAGAAATTATTAGATATGCATAGCTTCAGATATAACTGCATTTCAGGGGATTATGTTGAAAGATTCAATGAAGCTAAGAATTTGATAGAAGAGTATTTGGGTATTGATACTAGATGGTAA
- a CDS encoding helix-turn-helix transcriptional regulator: MINNNLEQVMNDPMLFKLYDIKNVTEDIIECIVKEQYGKGKILFITIEEGIFVEYSDCYFHYIDNSDVKFNKDIITMYQMLEGNAIMNINDKKSIIVKKGDIFNFAGNNQFSSFDGDYKNLVSISIFGYYECIQRFFLGFFKDDTIVKDYYSHMKSIDGGLVYKNNLILEKLFLELFESVKDNNNYLIKLKALEIMYHGMTHHAKYVDVKRKEYDQYYIKRVYEVKNYLDENWNKKISLEEIAQLHNINKTYLKEIFKDSFDISPHKYVIKIRLSKSKDLLDNRNLKITEIASMTGFSSASRYSESFKNFFGYLPSEYRKNSSSNREQ, encoded by the coding sequence ATGATAAATAATAATCTAGAGCAAGTCATGAATGATCCCATGTTATTTAAATTATATGATATCAAAAATGTAACGGAAGACATAATAGAATGTATAGTAAAAGAACAATATGGTAAAGGTAAAATCCTTTTCATTACTATTGAAGAAGGGATTTTCGTTGAATATTCAGATTGCTATTTCCATTATATTGATAACTCTGATGTGAAGTTTAATAAAGACATAATCACTATGTATCAAATGCTTGAAGGAAATGCCATAATGAATATTAATGACAAGAAGTCAATAATAGTCAAAAAAGGTGATATTTTTAACTTTGCAGGCAATAATCAGTTTTCCAGTTTTGATGGAGACTATAAAAACTTGGTTTCAATAAGTATATTTGGATATTACGAGTGTATTCAAAGGTTCTTCTTAGGCTTTTTTAAGGACGATACAATAGTCAAGGATTACTATTCACATATGAAAAGTATAGATGGAGGACTGGTCTATAAGAATAATTTGATACTTGAAAAGTTATTTTTGGAGTTATTCGAGAGTGTAAAAGATAATAATAACTATCTAATCAAGTTGAAAGCTTTGGAAATAATGTATCATGGTATGACACATCATGCAAAATATGTTGATGTAAAAAGAAAAGAGTACGATCAATACTATATTAAACGAGTATATGAAGTAAAGAATTATCTAGATGAGAACTGGAATAAGAAAATTAGCTTGGAGGAAATTGCTCAACTCCATAATATTAATAAGACATACTTGAAAGAGATATTTAAAGACTCCTTTGATATTTCACCTCATAAATATGTAATAAAAATACGACTTAGCAAGTCAAAGGATTTACTAGACAATAGAAATTTAAAAATAACTGAAATTGCAAGTATGACTGGATTTTCGTCAGCCAGTAGATATTCTGAAAGTTTTAAGAATTTTTTTGGGTATTTGCCTTCTGAATATCGTAAAAATTCTAGTTCAAATAGAGAGCAATAA
- a CDS encoding L-2-amino-thiazoline-4-carboxylic acid hydrolase → MNAFLVEKFGEDKGNHLFSLQQARLEELLNKTRGKTEKQMKTLRNTIMPRIALYQILQESGIEQQKSYDIVKEYMVDVVCARMKKQFRRMEKIPFFYRIFKKNIINSLLKGGNWESELIHDDSKSFTAHVHKCLWYDATVENGCPELCRAFCECDDINFDVFTKIDFYREGALGMGADKCDFTFKKAK, encoded by the coding sequence ATGAATGCTTTCTTAGTTGAGAAATTTGGAGAAGATAAGGGTAATCATCTGTTTTCTCTTCAACAAGCACGATTAGAGGAGCTTCTGAACAAGACAAGAGGAAAAACCGAGAAACAGATGAAAACACTCAGAAATACGATTATGCCTAGAATAGCACTTTATCAAATACTGCAGGAATCTGGTATTGAGCAACAGAAGTCTTATGATATTGTAAAAGAGTATATGGTAGATGTTGTATGTGCAAGAATGAAAAAGCAATTTAGAAGAATGGAAAAAATACCTTTCTTTTATAGAATATTCAAGAAGAATATTATTAATAGTCTCTTAAAAGGTGGAAATTGGGAATCAGAATTGATCCATGATGATAGCAAGAGTTTCACTGCACATGTCCATAAGTGTTTATGGTATGATGCTACTGTAGAGAACGGATGCCCTGAGTTGTGTAGAGCTTTCTGTGAATGTGATGACATCAATTTTGATGTATTTACAAAGATAGACTTTTATCGTGAAGGTGCTCTTGGTATGGGAGCTGATAAATGCGATTTTACTTTTAAGAAGGCTAAGTAA
- a CDS encoding DEAD/DEAH box helicase: protein MIQGIYEQLINKEIENKIAHLEELNQYSQKKSIDEAEAHLILSKYIEEVVRKALIFIREDNRKDRKDKRNLVYQIELCNRLIQLLSDNLDLETFNNYKVSETSELLLSIYSTLNTASTVNDKLLPVRPATSIATSSLFTGSVKEPDLVSELKKEIQSSDRIDMLISFIKWSGLRLIFDELKKFTKDGNKKVRIITTCYMGATDAGAIEKLAKLPNVEIKISYETKRTRLHAKSYLFYRDSGFTTAYIGSSNMSKVAMTSGLEWNLKVSEKDSFDVVRKFQATFESYWNSYDFESFISGSEAHKEKLKSAILKERRGDYDNNMTSSMTFFDIRPHAYQQDILNTLQAEREIFGKYKNLVVAATGVGKTVIAAFDFKQYYKKNPNAKLLFIAHREEILKQAMDTFRGILKEPDFGELLTGNSKPDSLDHLFVTIQSFNSQKLISKTTSDFYNFIIIDEFHHSASNSYGTLLSYYEPNILLGLTATPERMDGKNILEIFDGHIASEMRLPEAIDHKLLSPFHYFCVSDDIDLSGLKWTNGGYQVSDLTNLYKINHEKRIRTVLNSMERYLTDFDDLKALGFCVSVEHAEFMTKSFNDYGIEAISVTGKTDKNLRNQAKNKLKSGQIKIIFTVDVYNEGVDIQEVNTVLFLRPTQSLTVFLQQLGRGLRHAENKECLTVLDYVGRAHEKYNYEERFRALIHKSKRSVRDSIGDEILSLPRGCHIKMEKLAKEYILSNIRNATINKNAIISRIRTYQTETNCPLTLRNFLKYHDMSLIDFYGKSGNRSLYSLECIALNKTMDSSYDMTMVKRFKNLFYMDSKRLLSIGIKYFCGDMEEIIDTKVKAIFYYSFYNKTPDNEGFKCMNDGLNKIRKNKMLCEEIIEILTYQYVHISFVDNHQQMNIDSPLDVHCTYTSNQILAGLGYYNEVLMPAFREGVLHIEKGNTDIFLITLNKSDKDFSEVTMYEDYPINNNLFHWQTQNRISESTPTAQRYINHIKNNHDILLFVREYKKCDGIVSPFIFMGKAKYVSHSGSKPMSFIWKLEDDMPARFLEENVNLAN, encoded by the coding sequence ATGATACAAGGAATATATGAACAATTAATAAACAAAGAAATTGAGAACAAGATAGCTCATTTAGAAGAATTAAATCAGTATTCGCAGAAAAAGTCCATTGATGAAGCAGAGGCACACTTGATATTATCCAAATATATCGAAGAAGTAGTAAGAAAAGCATTGATATTCATTCGAGAAGATAATCGAAAGGATAGAAAAGATAAAAGAAACTTGGTATATCAAATAGAGTTGTGTAATCGTTTGATTCAACTATTATCTGATAATCTTGATTTGGAGACATTCAACAATTACAAAGTATCTGAAACATCAGAACTACTATTATCAATCTATTCAACATTAAACACTGCATCAACAGTAAATGATAAACTGTTGCCAGTTCGTCCAGCTACGTCTATTGCAACAAGTTCTCTTTTTACAGGGTCAGTAAAAGAGCCAGATCTAGTATCAGAATTAAAAAAAGAGATTCAATCTAGTGACCGTATTGATATGTTGATTTCATTTATTAAATGGAGTGGGTTAAGATTAATATTTGATGAGTTGAAGAAATTTACTAAGGATGGAAATAAAAAGGTACGAATTATTACCACCTGTTACATGGGAGCTACAGATGCAGGAGCTATTGAGAAGTTAGCCAAGTTACCTAATGTGGAGATAAAGATATCCTATGAAACCAAACGTACCAGATTGCACGCCAAGTCATACTTATTCTACCGAGATTCGGGATTCACAACTGCATATATTGGTTCGTCCAATATGTCAAAAGTTGCAATGACAAGTGGACTTGAATGGAATCTCAAGGTAAGTGAAAAGGATTCATTTGATGTTGTGAGGAAGTTTCAAGCAACTTTTGAAAGTTATTGGAACAGCTATGATTTTGAATCATTTATATCAGGTAGTGAAGCTCATAAGGAAAAACTGAAGTCAGCCATTTTAAAAGAACGTAGGGGGGATTATGATAATAATATGACCTCATCCATGACTTTTTTTGATATTAGACCCCATGCCTATCAGCAAGATATTCTTAATACTTTACAAGCTGAACGTGAAATTTTTGGCAAGTACAAGAATCTCGTTGTTGCAGCAACAGGTGTTGGAAAAACTGTTATTGCCGCATTCGATTTCAAGCAATACTATAAAAAAAATCCTAATGCTAAATTGTTGTTCATTGCTCATCGTGAAGAAATATTAAAACAAGCAATGGATACATTTCGAGGCATATTGAAAGAACCTGATTTTGGAGAGTTGTTAACTGGTAACAGTAAACCAGACTCTTTAGATCATTTATTTGTTACAATACAGTCATTCAATAGTCAAAAGTTAATTAGTAAGACCACATCAGATTTTTATAATTTTATTATAATAGATGAATTTCATCATAGTGCTTCCAATTCTTATGGAACCTTACTGAGCTACTATGAGCCAAATATTTTGTTAGGTTTAACTGCTACACCTGAACGTATGGATGGTAAGAATATTTTAGAAATCTTTGATGGTCACATAGCTTCAGAGATGCGACTTCCTGAAGCTATTGACCATAAATTGTTATCACCATTTCATTATTTTTGTGTATCAGATGACATTGATTTATCAGGACTAAAATGGACCAACGGAGGTTATCAGGTCAGTGACCTTACCAATCTCTATAAAATCAATCATGAAAAACGTATTCGTACCGTTTTAAATAGTATGGAGAGATATTTAACGGATTTTGATGATTTAAAAGCGCTTGGATTCTGTGTTAGTGTAGAACATGCAGAGTTCATGACAAAATCATTTAATGATTATGGGATAGAGGCTATTTCAGTTACAGGTAAAACCGATAAAAACCTTCGTAATCAAGCTAAAAACAAGTTGAAATCAGGTCAGATTAAAATAATATTTACAGTTGATGTTTATAATGAAGGTGTGGATATTCAAGAAGTAAATACTGTTTTGTTTCTACGACCTACACAAAGTTTAACTGTTTTCTTACAACAGCTTGGTCGTGGACTTAGACATGCTGAAAATAAAGAATGTTTGACCGTATTGGATTATGTTGGAAGAGCTCATGAAAAATATAACTATGAAGAAAGATTCAGAGCCTTGATTCATAAATCAAAACGTTCTGTTAGAGATTCAATAGGGGACGAGATTCTAAGTCTGCCACGAGGATGTCATATAAAAATGGAAAAGCTAGCTAAGGAGTATATTCTTAGTAATATTCGTAACGCTACTATTAATAAAAATGCTATTATTAGCCGAATCAGAACTTATCAGACAGAAACAAATTGCCCATTGACCCTAAGAAACTTTTTAAAATATCATGATATGAGTTTGATTGATTTTTATGGTAAGTCAGGCAATAGAAGTCTTTATTCATTGGAATGTATTGCGTTGAATAAAACTATGGATTCAAGTTATGATATGACCATGGTTAAGAGATTTAAAAACTTATTCTATATGGATAGTAAACGGTTGTTAAGTATAGGTATCAAGTATTTTTGTGGTGATATGGAAGAAATTATAGATACTAAGGTTAAAGCTATTTTTTACTATAGTTTTTATAATAAAACTCCAGATAATGAAGGGTTTAAATGTATGAATGATGGTTTAAACAAGATTCGTAAAAATAAGATGTTATGCGAAGAGATAATAGAGATTCTAACATATCAATACGTGCATATTAGTTTTGTAGATAACCATCAGCAAATGAATATTGATAGTCCTCTTGACGTGCATTGTACATATACTTCTAATCAAATACTAGCAGGTCTTGGGTATTATAATGAAGTCTTAATGCCTGCTTTTAGAGAAGGAGTATTGCATATTGAAAAAGGTAATACAGACATATTTTTGATTACACTTAATAAAAGTGATAAAGATTTCTCAGAAGTGACTATGTATGAAGATTATCCTATCAATAATAATCTTTTCCACTGGCAAACACAGAATAGAATATCTGAATCAACACCTACAGCACAACGTTATATCAACCATATAAAAAACAATCATGATATTTTATTATTTGTTCGTGAATATAAGAAATGTGATGGTATTGTAAGTCCATTTATTTTTATGGGAAAAGCAAAATATGTTTCTCATAGTGGGTCAAAACCTATGAGTTTCATATGGAAATTAGAAGATGATATGCCAGCTAGATTCTTGGAAGAAAATGTTAATCTAGCAAATTAG
- a CDS encoding NUDIX hydrolase, producing MNEENHEQEFLNTYNKEQYEKPSVTVDLLIFTIEDDELKIVLIRRNEMPYKDSLALPGVFVRIDETLEEAAYRTIKEEIGSCDIYLEQLFTWGDIERDPRMRIISISYMAIVSPHKLKLVKGERVSEVKLYSVNKLIDTKEKLAFDHMKMIKYAIERIKNKVAYTKIAFEFVEEEFTLPQLQKVYEILLNKTLYKANFRNKIKELVEETDKMTEKQPHRPSKYYRLRETEYEQNKGIFKR from the coding sequence ATGAATGAAGAAAATCATGAACAAGAATTTTTGAATACTTATAATAAAGAACAGTATGAAAAACCTTCCGTGACAGTTGATTTGTTGATTTTTACAATAGAAGATGATGAGTTGAAGATTGTTTTAATTAGAAGAAATGAGATGCCTTATAAAGATTCCTTAGCATTGCCAGGAGTATTCGTAAGAATTGATGAAACATTGGAGGAAGCAGCATACAGGACAATCAAGGAAGAGATAGGTAGTTGTGACATCTATTTAGAACAGCTATTCACATGGGGGGATATAGAGCGTGACCCTAGGATGAGAATTATATCAATCTCTTATATGGCTATAGTATCACCCCATAAGCTTAAGTTAGTTAAAGGAGAGAGAGTTTCAGAAGTCAAGCTCTATTCAGTTAATAAGCTTATTGATACTAAGGAAAAATTAGCCTTTGACCATATGAAGATGATTAAATACGCTATAGAGAGAATTAAAAACAAAGTAGCATATACCAAGATAGCTTTTGAATTTGTTGAAGAGGAATTTACGTTACCTCAGTTACAGAAGGTATATGAGATACTACTTAACAAAACGTTATATAAGGCTAATTTTCGAAACAAGATAAAGGAATTAGTTGAAGAGACAGATAAGATGACAGAAAAACAACCACATAGACCAAGCAAATATTATAGATTGAGGGAGACAGAATATGAACAGAATAAAGGAATTTTTAAAAGATGA